Proteins found in one Mucilaginibacter inviolabilis genomic segment:
- a CDS encoding efflux RND transporter periplasmic adaptor subunit: MKFTTQSIGKLAVMIAIPFVISSCGSKPAETSTGEAKPDTAHKEDKNTVEVTAAQYKAIGISLGSAEPKNLAGLLKVNGFIDVPPQNLVSITTQMGGIVKSTPLLQGSSVSKGQVIAVLQNQDYVQLQQDYLESKSQLELSDAEYRRQQTLAQQNVNSQKVLQQAKAQYQTMLARENALTQRLRLINISPERLSAGNIRSSVNIYAPISGYVTKVNVNTGKFVAPNDVMFEIVNSSNLHVELNVFEKDAEKVKPGQKVRFNLSNDSTDRVATVQLVGREVNTDKTITVHAIAEGSIKFIPGTYLKAYIETGSSQVTALPETAIVDFQGKKYVFVHTEVKQSSSHQHEQSEAESVKEAAGESFHFEMAEVTTGISDGGFTEVQLPADQSLKGRIVLKGAYDLLSKMKNSEEE, from the coding sequence ATGAAATTTACCACTCAATCCATAGGAAAATTGGCTGTTATGATAGCCATCCCATTTGTCATTAGTTCTTGCGGCAGCAAACCGGCCGAGACCTCAACGGGCGAAGCCAAGCCGGATACGGCTCATAAAGAAGATAAAAATACTGTAGAGGTGACCGCCGCGCAATATAAAGCGATCGGGATCAGTTTGGGTTCAGCTGAACCTAAGAATCTTGCCGGATTACTGAAAGTTAACGGCTTTATCGATGTCCCGCCACAGAATTTGGTTAGCATAACCACCCAAATGGGGGGAATTGTCAAATCTACCCCCTTATTGCAGGGAAGCAGTGTCAGCAAAGGCCAGGTTATTGCCGTCCTGCAAAATCAAGACTACGTGCAGCTACAGCAAGATTATCTGGAAAGCAAAAGCCAGCTGGAACTAAGTGATGCCGAATACAGACGGCAGCAAACTTTAGCCCAGCAAAACGTGAATTCACAAAAGGTGTTACAGCAAGCCAAAGCACAATATCAAACCATGCTGGCCCGGGAAAATGCGCTGACGCAACGCCTCCGGCTGATCAACATCAGCCCTGAAAGACTTTCGGCAGGGAATATCCGAAGCTCAGTCAATATTTATGCCCCCATCAGCGGCTATGTGACCAAAGTGAACGTGAACACCGGAAAATTCGTTGCACCGAACGACGTGATGTTTGAGATCGTCAATAGTTCAAATCTCCATGTCGAACTGAATGTTTTTGAAAAGGATGCCGAAAAAGTTAAACCCGGACAAAAGGTGCGCTTTAACCTCTCTAATGATTCGACGGATCGGGTAGCCACTGTTCAGTTGGTGGGACGAGAGGTCAATACGGATAAAACAATAACGGTACATGCTATTGCCGAAGGCAGTATCAAATTTATCCCGGGAACTTATCTGAAAGCCTATATAGAAACCGGCAGCAGTCAGGTCACCGCATTACCGGAAACCGCGATTGTTGATTTTCAGGGGAAAAAATACGTTTTTGTACACACTGAGGTGAAGCAAAGCAGTAGCCACCAGCATGAACAAAGCGAAGCAGAGAGTGTTAAAGAGGCGGCAGGCGAATCTTTTCATTTTGAAATGGCAGAAGTCACCACCGGTATATCCGATGGAGGGTTTACTGAAGTTCAATTGCCAGCCGACCAGTCTTTGAAAGGCAGGATCGTATTAAAAGGTGCATATGACCTTTTATCTAAAATGAAAAACAGCGAAGAAGAATAG
- a CDS encoding heavy metal translocating P-type ATPase → MKNKNDEQPVKNEQPVKKKAGPTAENTKKRQPDEKEKLKDGHPDKKHDHDHAEKGHDHEEGEGHDHEHGGIFGKNTEMIFAIICGAALGAGWGLSFVTGLPSWVSLSLYIVAYFFGGFFTAKEAVETILKGGFEIDFLMLVAAIGAAILGAWVEGALLLFLFSLGHSLEHYAMGKARKSIAALTSLAPPTALVSRDGKEEEVRIEELILGDIIIIKPNSKIPADGVVVKGEGSVNQAPITGESIPVDKSPVPDASKDFANEATIKPQYRVFAGTINGASALEVKVIKEAKDSTISRLVKMVNEAEKQKSPTQLFTDKFEKYFVPAVLILVVALCFAYLVIDEPFSKSFYRAMSVLVAASPCALAISTPSAVLAGVARAARGGVLIKGGRPLEDLGSLNAIAFDKTGTLTEGKPQLTNAIPFEKITEEELLTLAVAVEKLSDHPLAEAIVKGAMEKLKKAHIPEAHNVKGITGRGVQAEVGGKKVLIGNKALFEKSIPVEVLKQVEELEKQGHTTMLVKREKDFIGLLSLMDVPRKEAKHVLSELSNLGIKKMVMLTGDNQQVADAVAKQIGITEAWGDLMPEDKVKSVQKLDKAEKMVAMIGDGVNDAPAMAKSTVGIAMGAAGSDVALETADIALMGDKLESLPFAIGLSRKAKGIIKQNLWISLGMVAVLIPLTVLGIASIGPAVIAHEGSTLLVVFNALRLLAYDNDHKNIAKSKTKKDV, encoded by the coding sequence ATGAAAAATAAGAATGATGAACAGCCGGTTAAAAATGAACAGCCGGTCAAGAAAAAAGCAGGCCCTACCGCGGAAAACACAAAAAAACGGCAACCTGACGAAAAAGAAAAGTTAAAAGACGGCCATCCTGATAAAAAGCATGACCATGACCATGCAGAGAAAGGTCATGACCATGAGGAAGGCGAAGGCCACGACCACGAGCATGGCGGCATTTTTGGAAAGAACACGGAAATGATCTTTGCGATCATATGTGGCGCGGCGCTTGGCGCAGGTTGGGGATTGTCTTTTGTTACCGGCTTGCCTTCATGGGTAAGTTTGTCCTTATACATTGTCGCTTATTTCTTCGGCGGCTTTTTTACGGCTAAAGAAGCTGTCGAAACCATACTAAAAGGTGGATTTGAAATTGACTTCCTGATGCTTGTAGCTGCCATCGGTGCGGCGATCCTCGGCGCGTGGGTTGAAGGAGCGTTATTGCTTTTCCTGTTTAGCCTCGGCCATTCCCTGGAGCATTATGCGATGGGTAAAGCCCGGAAGTCGATTGCGGCGCTTACCAGTCTCGCCCCGCCCACAGCCCTTGTTTCCAGGGACGGAAAGGAGGAAGAAGTGCGTATCGAGGAATTGATATTGGGTGACATCATTATCATTAAACCCAACAGCAAAATACCTGCTGACGGCGTAGTGGTCAAAGGTGAAGGCAGCGTTAACCAGGCACCGATTACCGGCGAAAGCATACCGGTCGATAAGTCCCCCGTTCCCGATGCCAGCAAAGACTTCGCCAATGAAGCGACGATCAAACCGCAGTACAGGGTATTTGCCGGAACGATCAACGGCGCATCGGCATTGGAAGTAAAAGTCATTAAAGAAGCTAAAGATTCTACCATCTCCAGACTTGTCAAGATGGTCAATGAAGCTGAAAAACAAAAATCGCCGACGCAGCTGTTTACGGATAAGTTCGAAAAATACTTTGTACCGGCCGTATTGATCCTGGTAGTTGCCTTATGCTTCGCATACCTGGTGATCGATGAACCGTTCAGTAAAAGCTTCTACCGGGCGATGTCCGTACTGGTAGCAGCCAGCCCTTGCGCGCTGGCCATATCTACACCGAGTGCCGTCCTTGCTGGTGTAGCCAGGGCCGCCCGCGGTGGAGTGCTGATCAAAGGCGGGAGACCCTTGGAGGATCTGGGTTCCCTGAATGCTATCGCATTCGACAAAACTGGAACACTAACCGAAGGCAAGCCACAACTGACCAACGCCATACCTTTCGAGAAGATCACAGAAGAAGAATTGCTTACCCTTGCCGTAGCCGTGGAAAAACTCAGCGACCACCCGCTTGCTGAAGCAATTGTTAAAGGCGCAATGGAAAAACTCAAGAAAGCCCATATACCCGAGGCCCATAATGTCAAAGGCATTACGGGGCGCGGCGTTCAGGCCGAGGTCGGCGGGAAAAAAGTGCTGATCGGGAACAAAGCGTTATTTGAAAAAAGCATACCCGTTGAGGTTCTTAAACAGGTTGAAGAACTGGAAAAGCAAGGGCATACCACCATGCTGGTTAAAAGGGAAAAGGATTTCATCGGGCTGTTATCATTGATGGATGTGCCCCGCAAAGAAGCTAAACATGTACTTTCAGAGCTAAGCAATCTCGGCATTAAAAAAATGGTCATGCTCACCGGTGACAACCAGCAGGTGGCAGATGCCGTGGCAAAACAAATAGGCATAACCGAAGCCTGGGGCGACCTGATGCCTGAGGACAAGGTAAAGTCAGTTCAAAAGCTGGACAAAGCTGAAAAAATGGTGGCCATGATCGGAGATGGTGTAAATGATGCACCAGCCATGGCTAAAAGTACGGTGGGCATCGCTATGGGAGCCGCAGGTTCTGATGTAGCATTAGAAACTGCTGATATCGCCTTGATGGGCGACAAATTGGAAAGCCTGCCATTTGCTATCGGACTGAGCCGTAAAGCGAAAGGTATCATCAAACAAAACCTCTGGATCAGCCTGGGAATGGTGGCAGTGCTTATTCCGCTCACTGTTTTGGGCATCGCTTCAATAGGACCTGCTGTGATTGCTCATGAAGGTTCCACCTTACTGGTCGTCTTTAATGCCCTCCGCTTGCTGGCCTATGACAATGACCATAAAAATATAGCTAAATCGAAAACCAAAAAGGATGTTTAA
- a CDS encoding Nramp family divalent metal transporter gives MFKKVKKFFGALGPGIVTGASDDDPSGIATYSQAGAKYGIATLWTVLITFPLMAAIQEMCARIGLITSAGLTTTLKQHYGKPVLYLMVLFSVPAIILNIGADIAAMGAVANLLVPAVPSFYFSVLFTGLLLFFIIYLPYQKFVAVLKYLCLTLLLYIAVPFFTKPDWGIVLKQTLMPTIKWNKDFVGVLVAILGTTISPYLFFWQTAMEAEDVRALKRQVMINKRLLTLSDDFPDDGKKREAKLLSMLIQKMGIDVNLGMFLSNMIMFFTILATGTALYSHGIRDINTVEQAAKALEPVAGKLSYLLFAVGIIGTGFLAIPVLSGSLSYIVTETFGLKGSLDKKFQKAKAFYGILIVSVLLGLSINYFGINPINALLYTAILYGITCPVIIAIVLHIANNKKVMGDYTNKWLSNTLGGLCLLVMTAGAVFLVYLQFWK, from the coding sequence ATGTTTAAAAAAGTCAAAAAGTTCTTCGGCGCGTTAGGCCCCGGGATCGTAACAGGTGCGAGCGATGATGACCCATCAGGTATAGCGACCTATTCACAGGCAGGTGCAAAGTACGGCATTGCCACTTTATGGACAGTGCTCATTACATTCCCCCTGATGGCCGCTATCCAGGAAATGTGCGCCAGGATCGGTCTGATCACCTCGGCCGGGCTCACGACAACCTTAAAACAGCATTATGGCAAACCGGTGTTGTACCTCATGGTGCTTTTCAGCGTTCCGGCGATCATTTTGAATATAGGCGCAGATATTGCCGCCATGGGTGCCGTTGCGAACCTGCTCGTTCCTGCAGTGCCGTCATTTTATTTCAGTGTTCTGTTTACCGGTTTGCTGTTATTTTTTATTATTTACCTGCCTTATCAAAAGTTCGTTGCAGTACTGAAGTATCTGTGCCTTACATTGTTATTATATATAGCGGTTCCGTTTTTTACAAAACCGGACTGGGGTATAGTGCTAAAGCAAACACTGATGCCGACCATTAAATGGAATAAGGATTTTGTTGGTGTCCTGGTCGCCATATTGGGAACCACGATATCACCCTATCTTTTTTTCTGGCAAACCGCTATGGAAGCCGAAGATGTAAGGGCACTAAAAAGACAGGTGATGATCAATAAACGCTTACTGACACTCAGCGATGATTTTCCTGATGACGGAAAAAAACGTGAGGCAAAGTTGCTATCCATGCTCATCCAAAAAATGGGCATTGATGTGAACCTGGGCATGTTCTTGTCTAATATGATCATGTTTTTTACGATCCTGGCAACAGGAACTGCGCTGTACAGCCACGGGATAAGGGATATCAACACTGTCGAACAGGCCGCAAAGGCCTTGGAGCCTGTAGCCGGGAAATTATCCTATCTGCTTTTTGCGGTCGGTATTATTGGCACGGGTTTCCTGGCTATCCCGGTTCTGAGCGGATCATTGTCTTATATCGTAACAGAAACCTTTGGCTTGAAAGGCAGCCTTGATAAGAAGTTTCAAAAGGCCAAAGCATTTTACGGTATACTTATCGTTTCGGTCTTACTCGGCCTAAGCATCAACTATTTCGGGATCAATCCGATTAATGCGCTGCTGTATACGGCTATCCTGTATGGGATCACCTGCCCCGTAATTATTGCTATTGTACTTCACATTGCGAACAATAAAAAGGTAATGGGGGATTATACCAATAAATGGCTGTCTAATACCCTGGGCGGTCTTTGCCTGCTCGTCATGACAGCGGGCGCTGTCTTCCTGGTTTACCTGCAATTCTGGAAATGA